In Amycolatopsis methanolica 239, a single genomic region encodes these proteins:
- a CDS encoding ABC transporter permease, whose translation MTKVAALPDLARPGGGLLATLFRFQSLFGLVLVFIAAVVYSPSKNGELVFLDSGNLFNVVRSMSEIGILAVGMTLVILIGGIDLSVGSVLGLASVGVAVLLTENDLGLVPAVALVLAIGLGFGLLQGFAITSFGIQAFIVTLAGMQIARGLARIWSGGQGVSITYGDGPGQAPETFSLLGERTFNGLVPIPALIFGVVAALAVVLLRVSAFSRHVYAIGGNEKAARLSGVPVKRVKIIVFGLCGLLAALAGIVHAGQLNFGGPNDGAMYELDAIAAVVIGGTSLMGGRGSVVGTVAGALLVGALRNILGLNNVDSNVQLLVIGLVIVLAAGLQRLRPASVS comes from the coding sequence ATGACCAAGGTGGCCGCGCTGCCCGACCTCGCCCGCCCCGGCGGCGGGCTGCTGGCGACGCTGTTCCGGTTCCAGAGCCTGTTCGGCCTGGTGCTGGTGTTCATCGCCGCGGTGGTGTACTCGCCGAGCAAGAACGGCGAGCTCGTGTTCCTGGACTCGGGCAACCTGTTCAACGTCGTGCGCTCGATGTCGGAGATCGGGATCCTCGCCGTCGGGATGACGCTGGTGATCCTCATCGGCGGCATCGACCTGTCCGTCGGGTCGGTGCTGGGCCTGGCCAGCGTGGGTGTGGCGGTCCTGCTCACCGAGAACGACCTCGGGCTGGTGCCCGCGGTGGCGCTGGTGCTGGCGATCGGGCTCGGGTTCGGGCTGCTGCAGGGTTTCGCGATCACGTCGTTCGGCATCCAGGCGTTCATCGTGACGCTGGCCGGCATGCAGATCGCGCGCGGGCTGGCGCGGATCTGGTCGGGCGGGCAGGGCGTGTCGATCACCTACGGCGACGGGCCTGGGCAGGCGCCCGAGACGTTTTCGCTGCTGGGGGAGCGCACCTTCAACGGGCTGGTGCCGATACCCGCGCTGATCTTCGGAGTGGTCGCCGCGCTGGCCGTGGTGCTGCTGCGGGTCAGCGCGTTCTCCCGGCACGTCTACGCGATCGGCGGCAACGAGAAGGCCGCGCGCCTGTCCGGCGTGCCGGTCAAGCGGGTGAAGATCATCGTGTTCGGCCTGTGCGGGCTGCTCGCGGCGCTGGCCGGGATCGTGCACGCCGGGCAGCTCAACTTCGGCGGCCCCAACGACGGCGCGATGTACGAGCTGGACGCGATCGCCGCCGTGGTCATCGGCGGCACCAGCCTGATGGGCGGGCGCGGCTCGGTCGTCGGCACGGTGGCCGGCGCGCTGCTGGTCGGCGCGCTGCGCAACATCCTGGGCCTGAACAACGTGGACTCCAACGTCCAGCTGCTTGTGATCGGCCTGGTCATCGTGCTCGCCGCGGGGTTGCAGCGGTTGCGCCCGGCATCGGTTTCCTGA